In Papio anubis isolate 15944 chromosome 20, Panubis1.0, whole genome shotgun sequence, the genomic window GACTCCAGGGGCCAGGAGACCCCTGGTTACTCTGGAACCAGGACCAGGGAGACCTGAAAACCTTCCCACAGATGAGCTGTGCCAGAGTGCCATGAGATGTGGTTCTTGGGGTAGCTTTAGGGGCAGGGGTTAAAGGAATGCAACAAGGATCCTGGCCCCTGGAGGGACAGGAAACAGGTGTGGCCAGAACCTTCTAGGATTCTGCATCCAAGATCCGGTCTCTGAAGAGTTTATGAATTATTCAtcattcattccttccctccttcatcAGAGAACTACTGAGTGTGTGTCTCTCACTGGGCCCTGCGCTGGTGCAGGGTGTGAGTGGGGAGTGAAAGCAAGGTTGTTTCTTTATCCTCTCGTAGGGGTGACACTGACACACCAGGAAACACAGGATTTCGGGTCGAGTGAGGGCAGTGGTGCGCATCTGAGAGGGAGGCCCGGACATTCCTGGCACTGACTCTGTTGACACAAGGGATTTAGTTTCAGGTTAGGCTAATGTGTTAGGCTACTTTTCGTTACTATAAGGAAATgtccgaggctgggtaatttataaggaaaagagatttaattggggCAGGGATCTGCAGGGTGTAcaggcatggcaccagcatctgcttggcttctggtgaggcccaGCAAGCTTACAATCATGCTGGAAGGAGGAGGGTGAGCAGGTGGTGTCAtgtggcaaaagcaggagcaagagagagtgtggaggtgccacacacttttaaagaaccagatctgtgaactcagagtgagaactgactcgtcaccaaggggatggtgagaaacagcccccatgatctgagcgcctcccaccaggcctcacctccaacattggggatcacatttcaacatgagacttggaggaGATAAACATcttcacctccaacattggggatcacatttcaacatgagatttggagaagaTAAACATCCTCACCTCCAAtgttggggatcacatttcaatgtgagatttggaggggataaacatccaaactatatcaggaaAAACTGATTAATTTTCCACTTGCCCCTCACTCTCCAGACCAAAATCTCCCCTTCTGAGTTGTGGAtgcccaagaaaaaagaaagaggacttACGACAGGTCTCAGGTCTGCAGATGTCTAATGATAGCCCCAGCCATCCCCTGGTGGAGAATAGGCAGCTGTAGCTGCAGAGAGACCTCGTATGACTCTAATCTGACACCTATGACTTGTGTGACCCTAGTCGGTGGCTGTGTCTCCCtgttcctcaattttttttcaataagtagGATAAATGCTATTTGACTGTGAGGTTGTTTGTGAattaatctcaaaatatttagaattactTGACCTCAGCTGTGTATAGAGGAGCTGCCCAAATGAACAGCATCTGTGCTTATTTGCCTCCAAAAGAGAGGTCCCTGGGCCTGATCCCTTGTGGAAAAGGAGCCGCCGGGagcatcttctctcttctttttctccccctgGGGATATTGAACTTCCCATGGAGTCATCTAAGTTCCCCTGGGCAGTGGGCTCATGCCCTAGTCATCTTGTCCATCTGTTCACTCCATGCTGAGTCTAAGGTGAAGGATGAGGCCCTGTCCTTGCCCAGAAGAGATTCTTGGGGCTGGACCCTGGCTGGTGACCAACTCCAGGAGCCACAACCCTCAGACAGCTGCTAAAATCTTGCTCCCAGTCAGCCCTGCCCAGGAGGTCTCACCCAGCCCTGGCACAGGATCCCTAGGGTCCCCAGGGTCACCTGGAGTCAGGAATCTGGGACAGGGATTTGCACAGGGGCTCAGCTCTGGGAAGAGCTGAGCTTCTCTGTGACTATCCTAGGGGGCCCCGTAGGCCAGGCCCTGACCCAGTTCTCCAGGGTCTTTCCTAGGGTCAGGTCCATGGAGAGGGCACGGGGTGCTTGGCTGACACTGACCTCCCCCTGCTGAGTGCCCCCATCAGACTGTCCTTCTTCTGCCCTGAGTGTCTGCAGGGTCTGGATGCAGGAAAAGAATTCTGATCTGTGGAAGTTTATCTCCCCTGTGTGTGTCCTGCACTAAATGCCCAAACCCCAACACAGGATGTAATGCAGAGGGGACACAGGCACAACCCAGGCCTGACAATCCCGTATGTGGGAAGTAGAACTGACCCCAACACCCAGAGGTCATGGGGAATCACTCACGGTATACCCAGAACCGGCCAGTTGCTTCTTCAGTCACAAGATCTCCCTTTATGACTTGTAGGGTGTAGGATCCTGTGTCATTCTGGGTGACGTTCTGGATCAGCAGGGATGCATTGGAGTATATTATCTCTCGACCGCTGTGTGCGGGCCCTGGGGTAGTTTGTTGAGTTCCTATTACATATGCTACAATTAGACGTTTGGCATCCACTCTTTCTCCTTTGTGCCAGTTGTAGCCAATAAGATTCTGGGGCAGATTGTGGGCAAGTAGAAGAACCTCCTTCCCCTCTGCGACATTGAACGGCCTGGATTCAATAGTGAGCTGGGCAGTGGTGGGCGGGTTCCAGAAGGTTAGAAGTGAGGCTAGGAGGGAGAAAGCCTCGGTCAGTATTAGGACCTACGTATTGGGGTGGAAAGATGGGGCCCTGGGTCCTGAGAGAGTCTCTTCACCCCTCAGCcttggagagtgtgtgtgtgtccacttGGTCAAGGTCGGTAGTGTGACCTTTCTTCCTTCAGCACCTCTGACCTTGGCATTTTCCTGTTTGGAATCCCCTTCCCCAGGGGTCTGCATGGCTCCCTCCCCACTGGCCTCAGGTCCTGCTCACATCAGGGCATCTTAGGGAGACCCCTCCCCTGACACCTCCTCTAGAGACCCTGGGTCTTCCCTTTCTGACCTTTTTCTGCTCTGTTCCCTCCGGGGCTCTTGTCAACACCTGACCTCACATTCTAGATCTCTTTGGGTGTCTGTCTTCATCCTCGCGAGAGTGTGAGCTCTTTGAACACAGAGACTTGTCTGATATTTGTTGTATGCCAGTGCCTAAAATTTGATTGCAAATACTCGTGGGTGAGTTAATGAGTGGTGGTTATTTTGCAACTTGTGGTTGGTGGTTGAGGGCAGGTTTTAGTGCCctggttatatttttatttaaagtgtcaCCCTGattaattcttattctttttttttttttttttttttgagacggagtctcgctctgtcgcccaggctggagggcagtggccggatctcagctcactgcaagctccgcctcccgggttgacgccattctcctgcctcagcctcccgagtaactgggactacaggcgcccgccacatcgcctggctagtttttttgtatttttttagtagagacggggtttcaccgtgttagccaggatggtctcgatctcctgacctcgtgatccacccgtctcggcctcccaaagtgctgggattacaggcttgagccaccgcgtccggcgaTTAATTCTTATTCTTATCATTTTCTACTTGTAGTGACCAGTAATGATTAACTTGGAAAACATGATGAACTGATTTTCCTCCGTCTTATCAATCCCAGTTCAATGTGATTGTCTTGTTGTGACCCGTGTCCCTCTCTGATGTTCTCTCCCCTGAGGCTCCAGCAGAAGCCCTCTGTCCCCTTTCAGAGCCTCGTCCTCCCCAGGAGACTCCAGCCATTCTCTGTGATCCCTCCTCCTGCCCACTCCCAGGAATCCTCCACTCACCTGCGAGCAGAAGCCCCTGCCAGGGGATGCATTCTCTGTGGGGAGGAGCCAAGGGGGACCCCATGGTCTTTGCTGCCTGCTCTTTCCTCCTCTGTGGAAAAGAGCCTGGGCTCCAGGAATGCTCCGTCAGGGCTGCTGTGACTGTAGGCtctgctttccttcctctttctgtgCTGAGCTTCCTCCCAGGGCAGGAGCACTTTCCAGGGTCATGGGTGAAGCTCTGCCTCGGTCACTTCTCTGTCCCCTCCCGTCTCAGTTTTGCCTccttttctgttcttcctttttcccttctgtcTACATTTGAGTTCCCCAGACCAGGCTCTGAGAAGCAAGGCTTATTTGGACCCCTGTCTCATAACAGGACGATCCTCCCTCCCCAGCGTGGACCTCTACTATGCCTTGACTGTGGGTCTGTCAGCACCATGGAGAGTCCCTGGGGGTCCCTGAACGTGGTGTTATTTTCTCAGTGACAGAGAAACCCCTTTGTGTGTGCAGGGTCTTCTCACATGTCTGGGAAGATTGGATTTACTCCCAGCAAGGAGGTCACAGAGACGTCCGGGGTCCTAGAAATGGACACATCTAGGGCTAAAGTCCGAGTCTAAGATTCTGAGTTGTTCTTTCTGCAGAGCTATGTGACTCTAATTTCTTTGGAGTAACCGAGAATGAAGCTGCACGGTGCTGTAGCTTTATGTCATCCACACACCAGACATTTCTAGGCTGACTTTATGATTTTCTCTCCAGCTTGTACCacctttattaatatatatttcatcattttttctaAATACATTTAGTTTACAAAACCTCCTGTCCTAGTAGGGATCGGTGACTCAGATCTGTGAtcgcagctactcaagaggctaaggtgggaggatggcttgaggccaggagttggagacaaaacatccttgtcttatgcaaTATTGTCCATGAAGTTACAGATTTGATctgtgcttaatttttttctcaacgTGTATTAAAATAAGCACATAAGtattaaaggttttaaaaagcTTACTTACATTTCGCCTAAAATCAGTTTTTGGAGATGCTGACACAGTGGCATAAGCATGGACTTTATGTCCAGATGTACCTGGGGACAGCTAATGGTTCTGTCACTTAACTATGTCGACTTGGACAAGTCATTTGGCTTCTATGATCCTTGATTCCCTGATTTGTAAAAGGAGGATGGTAAAATCCTCCTTGCAGAGTTGTTGGGAATAAGTGAGCTGCTGTGGGAGCCCAGTGCCCAGGCGGATGTTGAGTACATGATGGTTATCATTGTGATTATTGCTGTGGAATTCTAGTTTTCAAAGAGAGTGTCTACGCTGGAATATTGGGCTTGTGGCTTTCTGCTGATGTGGATGTGTGAAAAAGCTACTTTTGCTTGTTAGGATTTGTGGTGCATctgtcattattttcatttcccagTTCCGCTACCTATTTTCTCTGTGATGTTAGTCAAgttgcctaagttttcttttgCCTCATTTACCTAATTTGTGAAATGTGGGTAACAATacactagtgtgtgtgtgttatttcccAGCTCTGACCACTAGAGGGCATAGAAGCACCGGCACCTACTAGCAATGGGCATATAGGTGCCTATGGTCTGTAAACATCATTCTCCCATGAAAGGAACCAGGGTTCCCCAGAGAAATGGCCGATTCCAGGGCTAGGACAGGAAAGCACAAGAGGAGACTGGAGCATCTTGCGGGGCCTGAGAGTAAGGCACAGCTTGAAAAATGATGCGGATGTGTGGAAAATATCACAAATGCCAACTAGAAGAAGCTCCCAATGGCCAATTTGGGGACAATACAGcaatataatcaataataatagtaatgtaGTCCAACCAATAAATACTTGAGAGTCCATGCtgatatatataaataagtgaatacatacataaatgagaaagaaaaaatagctcTTTCTTACAGCAGCTTTCCAGTTAATCAATGTAGAAGCaatgatggaaatagaaaatcactGTTTGGCTAACACCACAGTAAGAATTGTTTATCGGCTACAATTATCTCTGGATTTTAGAAATTAATTGGTAAAAGTATGCGGAGAACAAACAGGCTGTTTGTGTATTTCCAAAGTATCTGTCCACAAGATGCTTATTAATTACAATGAGATGAATAGtaactttacagtagagaaacctggcagacaccacctGAACCAAGGGCTTAAAGTGAACCCCATCAGTAATGAGAGATACTGACATCCTGGGGCTCCGGCTGGGATGTCCTGAGAAAGACACATCACTTCTGTGCTAATCTTGCCCAAAATACACAACCTGAAACATCCCAAGGAGACATGAGACAAACACAAATTGAGGGGCATTCTACGAGACAGCGGACCAGACCTCCTTAAAAGCGTCAAGGTCCTGAGAGAGGGAAAGAGTGGGAACCTCCCCGAGGCTGGAGGGACCTGGGAGATGTGATAATGTTACTCAGTGTGGGATCCAGGGTTGGACTCTGGAGCAGAAAAAGGACAGGACTAGGAAGAttagcaaaattttattttattttatttatttatttttttggagacagagtctcactctcactacaacccctgcctcccgtgttcaagcaattctcctgcctcagcctcctgagtagctgggattacaggtccccaccaccacgcctggctaatttttgtatttttagtagagatggggtttcatcatgttggccaggctgatctccaactcctgacctcaggtgatctgcctgcctgggcctcccaaagtactgggattacaggcgtgagccaccatgcccagtccaaaattttaatatttctctttctctctctctctctatatatatatacacacacacacacacacacatatatgtatgtataaatatgtgtgtgtgtgttttgcacgAGACAGGAGTCACCGGCACAGccaaagcccaggctggagtgcagtggcgtgatctccgctcactgcaagctccgcctcccgggttcatgccattctcctgcctcagtctcccgagtagctgggtctacaggtgccatCACACGCCcagatgattttgtatttttagtagagacggagtttcatcatgttagccaggatggtctcgatctcctcaccttgtgatccgcctgctttagcctcccaaagtgctagattaaaggcataagccacagcgcctggccccatatttctgtatttttaaatttattgtgtcAATGCTAGTTGACTGATTTGTAATTATTGCATTAGAGTTCAGGTTATTTGAAAAAGCTGGATGAAGGATATACTGAAACTCTGACTGTTTTTACAGTATTTTTGaacatctgaaaaatgaaaactaaaaaatgtaaaatgcatgaGATTTTTGTGAGGATAAGATGAGATAAatgtgaagtgcttagaacaatgcctgagaCACAAGAGTTCTTAAAACATATCAGCTATTATTATAAGTAATAATTTTATGATTAACAAGTAATATTATAAGTAATGAGTCATCTAttataaatcatataaaatacGATTTATTTCATAATATCCTCATAAATTTTCTATACCTTTGAAAGCATATTGAGCATGCATGtcatgaaaagataaaataggattcgattttattttcagaattattgTCGGGGATGAGGAAGGAGCTATTATTTCCTCCAGCCACTGAGTAGCTCAGACTCAGGCCTGCATTGCAAACTTTGCTTGGCTGGGAAACAAAGCTTGAGCCTGGCCGCCGCCCACCGACATGGTTTGTGATGGTGCCCCCTGGCGGCACAGTGAGCTTTCCCCAGTTCCTCTCCCTGGTGCTTTAGGAGCGACTTAGAAATTCTacacagtttatttattaaaCCCTTTCTAGGTCACGCTGCggatcatttaatcttcacaacaagtCGGTGTGAGAAGGGGCATTTATTCATCTTAAGACGATAAAACGGGATGAAAAAGTGAAGCGACTTGTCCAGGGTTGCAAAGGGAATGACAGGGCCAGGATTTGGATCTAGGTCCCCCTGACTTCCAGGCTGATTGTAAATGTTCAGGTGAGTCTGAATGTGTGGCCAGGTGGAGAACTGTTGGTATAGAGTAGTGGTTGTCGACAGAGGGTGGTTTCCCCACTcgcaggggacatttggcaatgtttggagatatttttggttttcataCCGGGGTGGGGACGGGAGAGAGGGAAGGctgctattggcatctagtggaAAGAGGCCACgtggatgctgctgaacatctcacaatgcacagaacagccccTACCACAAGGAACTGTTCAGCCCCAATGTCAACAGAACTGCTATGAAGCCCTGGTCTGACTTAGAAACCTGAGGATGCATTCTTGCGGTTAGCTAATGTTTGCCAAGTGCTGAGTGGATAGCATGAGGGATGTGGAAACAGTGCACCAGTCTGTGCTGCCAAGGAGTGTGAAGTTTAGAAGGGCagggggtggaggcaggagaggcatATGAAAGCCTTCAATATAAGGCAGCAGACGATAAGTGCAACAAGACAGCGTCCAGTAGGGCTAAGCAGGCTCTCAGGACGGAGAGCGCTCATCTGGCTGTGGGAAGAACTGAGCCGTTGTCTGGCCTGTGGGAAGGTGGTTTTGAGCTGGGTGTGTGAGCAAAGTTGAGCTGATGGGAAAACACAAACCCCATTCAGGGAAGGGCAAACAGGCTAGTTTGAGTGGAGAGAGAGTAATTTTTAGTGAGTAGAAGGGCTTGCACTGGAAAAAGAGGTTGCAGTTAGAGCTTTGAGTTCAATCTgaggactctagcctgggtgtcTGTCAAAGTGATGGAAGAGTCTTCCCTTTTGGAAGAGTGGTCTGGGCCCTAGGGCTGTGGGGCTCAGCAGCTTCCAGAGTGCTCTTTCTACAAAGGAGGGAATATTGGAAATTGGGGTGGAGAAGGGTGAATGTCTCCTGATTTTAGGACCAAATTGATGCAGAGTATGTAAGAAAGCCATTTCACCTCAAAGTGGCCTTTGGGGAGATGGTGCTCCCAAGTGGAAATATACAtggagctctctctctctctctctttgagatggagtcttgctgtgttgcccaggctgaagtacagtggcacgcgatcttggctcactgcaatctctgcctcatgggttcaagctattctcctgactcagcctcccacgtaactgggacta contains:
- the CEACAM3 gene encoding carcinoembryonic antigen-related cell adhesion molecule 3 isoform X3, which encodes MGSPLAPPHRECIPWQGLLLAASLLTFWNPPTTAQLTIESRPFNVAEGKEVLLLAHNLPQNLIGYNWHKGERVDAKRLIVAYVIGTQQTTPGPAHSGREIIYSNASLLIQNVTQNDTGSYTLQVIKGDLVTEEATGRFWVYQENAPGLPVGAVAGMVTGVLVGVALVAALVCFLLLAKTRRTLTFPRTSIQHDLKEQQPQVLAPGRGPSHSSAFLMSSLSAAQAPRPGPRTAAPIYEEMLKHDTNVYCQMDRKGDVAS
- the CEACAM3 gene encoding carcinoembryonic antigen-related cell adhesion molecule 3 isoform X4, whose translation is MGSPLAPPHRECIPWQGLLLAASLLTFWNPPTTAQLTIESRPFNVAEGKEVLLLAHNLPQNLIGYNWHKGERVDAKRLIVAYVIGTQQTTPGPAHSGREIIYSNASLLIQNVTQNDTGSYTLQVIKGDLVTEEATGRFWVYQENAPGLPVGAVAGMVTGVLVGVALVAALVCFLLLAKTRRPWSLPQLCLLDVLPLRCPGPPTRPQDSRSHL